The region CAGTAGGAGAAAACCAATTCTCCAGCTGCATAGAAACTCAAACCTACATGTATGGAATGATATACAATGCATACAGAATATACACAATTTAACTGAGCACTTTGTGGATGTTTAAGGATAAAATACAATTCATTATTTGGATtgttttctgtttgacatttCTATACTTTGACATTTTTCTGATCAAAGAGACTGCTATTCTGGAAAAATACCCCCTTTTTTAAGGTGGTAAGGGGGCAGACAAGGAAGAAAAGTGGAATATGTTTTGAGTGAATATGGAATGGCAGAACCTTTGTAAAAGCTACAGAAGGAAATTGAATGTGGCGagaatgaggctgaattaactgcgGTGGCAGGTGGTGTGGTGAGGGAGCTTGGCGTTGTGTGTAAAAACAGGGATACGTCCTCCAGCAGCTCAGAGACGGAACCTGAGAGTGAGGATGCAGTATGGTGAGGACTGCCAAGTTTGGATAGAGAAGAATCTGGTCCAGTAGGAGTGACATTTTTGGAGAAAGTGGACGCTTGCCTTTTGgtggatccatttgtggtttcaggatGGGTGAGAAAGGATGAAGGAAACCAGTAGTGGACTTGTGATATTTTTTTGTGTCTCTTCTGATCAGAGGGAGCAGCCGCTCCGTGTCACGTAACTTGGGTCAAGATCTGTTTCTTGCTTTGCTCTTAGGAACAGGACACCATTGAAAAGAGTGATTTCTGGGGTAGTGTAGGTGGGCTGTGACTGGCTTCACACTCCAATACAGTAGATGGCGTTGTATGCACCAACAAGTTGGATGCAATCCACCAACCAaatcccaaagaagaagaagcgAAGCGGGggagaaaaaagaagaaaaaaaacattggatTTCCGGTAGTTATCACTGGACGCATGCGTATTTCACCGTTCAATGTCACCGCAACAATTGAACATGGCTGCCGTGGGGTTCAGAAATTGGGCTCGAGCTCTTTCCAAAGGGAAACAGCCAGGCTTCTCGGCGCTTTTCTCCCAAGTCAGAGCAGGTTGGTTCATAGATCTTTAGGATTTTTGCGATATCATTGTACAAATGCAAAATACCTGCATCAAGTTGGAATGGAAGTTAGAACATGCCAGGCAAAGTGTCGCTAACCTTGAGCTAGCCTACAACAGAGCTGCATCTCGTTCAGTGGTTTACTTACGTTAGTTAACGCGTCATTCAGTAGTATGTAGCTGGCTGTCAACGATCAAATATTAGGCTAGATCCCATACACGGTTACCTGGCCAGCCAACGTTACGGTCTTGGGATAACTTGTGCAAGTACATACGCTAGGTATATATacctagttttgaccagagcccaatgggatgcactatatatatatatatgtatgtgtgtgtgtgtgtgtgtgtgtgtgtgtgtgtgtgtgtgtgtgtgtgtgtgtgtgtgtgtgtgtgtgtgtgtgtgttattttttaAAGCAATTCCTAACGTTACTCTCAAACGGCTAGTTAGCTAACAATCACTCTCTGGTTGATCATGGGGATAAATGGTACTGTATTGACTTGTTTTCAAATGTTGTCTAGCCTCTGGACCTTCCAAGGGCATGCTGCCAGGGCCATACCCCAAGACGCCcgaggagagagcagctgcagCAAAGAAGTACAACATGAGGGTGGAGGATTATGAACCAATCCCGGATAATGGCGAGGGGTAAGGAAGTGGGGTACCATGGATAAGGAAGGACACACATGCCATTGTTTTCCTGTCATCTATACACCACCCCATTACAGCAGGAGCTATGTTCCTTTGCCAGACAACTAGCAAATTGATTTGATAATTCAACCTGTGGGTTGAACTCACTGAAATGACTGAGGCTCTGCATCCCAAACGGTATacaattccctacatagtgcactagttttgaccagagccctatgggatgcaatatatatatatatatatatatatatatattggaatGAGAGAAAATATTGGACAGCAATGGGAGTTTAAGGTTTCAGGATTTGTGCATTACCTAAGGTTTATTCACCTACACACTTTTTCCCCTGTTGTGTTTCTATAGATATGGAGACTACCCACTATTGCCAGACAGGTCCCAGCATGAGAGAGACCCCTGGTATTCCTGGGACCATCCAGACCTGAGGAGGAACTGGGGAGAGCCGGTAAGATAGACGTGGGGTATATttctacacactgactgactaataGTGTTGTCAGGATACAGTATCAGATCTCACAATACttccactgaacaaaaatatataaatgcaacatgtaaaaggTTGGTTTCAtgggctgaaataaaatatcacagAAATGGTTCATATGCACAAAAGGTGGATTTCTTTCCCATTTTgatacatttgtttacatccctgtcagtgagcatttcttctttgccaagataatccatccacctgacaggtgtggcatatcaagaagctgattaaacagcatgatcattacaaaagtgcaccttgtgctggggacaataaaaggccactaaaatgtaaagttttttcacacaacacaatgccacagatgtctcaaattttgagggagtgtgcagttggtatgctgactgcaggaatgtccaccagagttatgttaatttctctaccataagccgcttcaatgtcattttagagaacttTGCACTACTTCCAACCgggctcacaaccgcagaccacgtgtaaccacgcaagcccaggacctccacatccagcttcttcacctgtgggatcgtctgagaccagccatccgtacaagctgatgaaactgtgggtttgcacaaccaaagaatttctgcacaaactatcTCAGAGAAGCTCATCTTCGttcttgtcgtcctcaccagggtcttgacctgactgcagtttggtgtcgtaactgacttcagtgggcaaatgctcaccttcgatggccactgggaAAGAGGGGGAGGTGTGCTCTTCATGGGTGAAtatcggtttcaactgtaccgggcagatggcagacagcgtgtatggtgttgtgtgggtgagcggttttctgttgggaacagagtgccccatggtgtggttatggtataggcaggcaggcaggcataagctacggacaatgaccACAATTGCATTTAATCAATGGccattttgaatgcacagagataccgtgacgcgatcctgaggtccattgtcgtgccattcatctgccgccatcacctcatgtttcagcatgataatgcatggacccatgtcacaaggatctgtacacaattcctggaagatgaaaatgtcccagttcttccatggcctgcatactcaccagacatgtcacccattgagcatgtttggaatgctctggatccacgtgtacgacagtgttccagttccagccaatatccagtaacttcgaacagccattgaagaggagtggaacaacattccacaggccacaatcaacagcctgatcaactctatgtgaaggagatgtgtcgcgctgcatgaggcaagtggtggtcacaccagatactgactggttttctgatccacacggtatctgtgaccaacagatgcatatctgtattcccggtcatgtgaaatccatagattaggacctaatgaatgtatttcaatgacagatttccttatgaactgtaactcagtaaaatctttgcatgtttggtttatttatttttcagtgtatattaaaaataaaagacaTCTGCCTACAAGTATCGTGACCACACAACTGACTAATAACACTATATATTAGGTCTGGGACAATACCAGTATCCTGATACTTGTTTAGTGTCGCGGCAAGAAAACAACGCAAAGCGGATTAACtcatttaggaaaacagccctaatgttggaaacaaacatgttGGGTTCTTGCCTGTTGCATGTTTTCGTTCTAGATCCACTGGGATTTTGACATGTTCATCAGGAATCGAGTGGACACGTCGCCCAGCCCTGTGGACTGGCACACCATGTGCAAACATCTGTTTGGTTTCGTTGGATTCATGCTGCTGATGTTCTACCTTGGGGAGAAGTTTCCATCTTACCAGCCTGTGGTAAGTATTGCATTGAGCAAAGCATCAGTCTTTGTCTcagttgtacatttacattttagtcatttagcagacgctcttatccagagcgacttacagtagtgaatgcatacatttcatacattttttttcttcttccgtaATCGCTGTTGTAACCCCTAAGATCAGAAGATAATATAATGATATGCTTTCCTGTTGTATTGAAACCCTTTCCCATTTTGGTATCTCAAGATCTTTTACTATGACATCTGGAATTGAAAAGGACCTATACAATTACAGCCTTTGGGTCTACCCCTCATATGTGTCCCGTGGACACTAATATTGGATTTTACAGTTGGAGCGACAGATCTGATCCCTGAATACGGTTTAATGACGAGTGTACACGGAGTCGGAGATGATGCTACTGCTGTTAGTGTTTTCATTTGTTTCCTTGCCCTGCTACCAATTCAATAGAGCGAAGACATGCATTGGTAACTGAAGCACAATTATCATATTCCACTATATTTTGCTGCTTAATTTCCTTATGATAGCTCTCTGGTATTTATTGAAGACCATTGAGCACCTCGCACACAATCACCAAACACCTGTTTTAAATAGTAAAAAGGTCTTCAAATGTCCTCTTCTGTAGGAAAGGTGAATAGGTACATCCTGTCTGATGCCCCCTGTTAGGTCATCCCTGTTCTCTATTCCAGGCACCGAAACAATATCCTTACAGCGACCTGcacctagagagaggagaggatcctGAGAAACAACCTGAAGAAGTCAAACATTTTATCATTTAAATATCTACTTCTCTAAATGTGTATATTTCTGTCTAATAAAGAGTTATTAGTGTGACTTCAGTCACATTTCTGATCTTTGACCTATATCTTATTCTTTGGAAAGCTACTCCTTCTAAACCCCTTTTAAGATTGAATGGCTTTTCAAACTTtaaaacatcaaatcaaatgtatttatatagcccttcttacatcagctgatatctcaaagtgctgtacagaaacccagcctaaaaccccaaactgcaagcaatgcaggtgtagaagcacggtggctaggaaaaactccctacaaaggccaaaacctaggaagaaacctagagaggaaccaggctatgaggggtggccagtcctcttctggctctgctgggtggaaattataacagcacatggccaagatgttcaaatgttcataaatgaccagcatggtcaaataataataatcatagtagttgtcgagggtgcaacaagtcagtaacacaagagtgagtgtcagttggctttttcatagccgatctttgagagtatctctaccgctcctgctgtctctagagagttgaaaacagcaggtctgggacaggtagcacgtccggtgaacaggtcagggttccagcaggtctgggacaggtagcacgtctggtgaacaggtcagggttccatagctgcaggcagaacagttggaactgtagcagcagcacggccaggtgaactggggacagcaaggagtcatcaagtcaggtagtcctgaggcatggtcctctgagagagagaaagaaagaaagagagaagtagagagagcatatttaaattcccaCAGGACACTGGAAAAGATATAACAgctaggatataaccccacccactttgccaaagcacagcccccacaccactggagggatatctccaaccaccaacataccatcccgggacaaggccgagtatagcccacaaagatctccgccacggcacaacccaaggggggagacaggaagaccacgtcagtgactcaacccactcaagtgacgcacccctcccagggacggcatggaagaacaccagtaagccagtgactcagcccctgtaataggggtagagacagagaatcccagtgaaaaggggaaaccggccaggcagagacagcaagggcggttcgttgctccagcctttccgttcaccttcacacccctgggccagactacacttaatcataggacctactgaagagatgtgtcttcagtaaagacttaaaggttgagactgagtctgcgtctctcacatgggtaggcagactattcaataaaaatggagctctataggagaaagccctgcctccaggtgtttgcttagaaattctaggtacaattaggaggcccgcgtcttgtgaccgtagcgtacttgTAGGTaagtacggcaggaccaaatcggaaagataggtaggagcaagcccatgtaatgctttgtaggttagcagtaaaaccttgaaatcagcccttgccttaacaggaagccggtgtagggaggctagcactggagtaatatgatcacattttttggttctagtcaggattctagcagccgtatttagcactaactgaagtttatttagtgctttatccgggtagccggaaagtagagcattgcagtagtccaaccaagaagtaacaaaggcatggattaatttgtttaaaaaaaaaaaattaaacatgCAGACAACTCTGGAATACGTTGCTTGCGTACAACTTTTTGATATCACTTATCCGTGTCGTCGCCTGCTTCCCGTGGCTCTCCTTTCCGAGAGAGAGCTTAGTGGGACTGGAGATCAGTGGATAGTCCTATAGCCAGTTGACATGGTAAATACATGGTAGGCTAATTAATTAGGCTACATGGTAAATAGGCAATTACTTGTTTCTGTATTTAAATGTAGTCCTTTATATCATAGTGCATTATGGGGCTACGTTATATTTAATTTAGGGTGACTGTCATTAAAAGATACTATCCCACTACTGTAAAACGCGGCGCAAGTGGAGTCGTCATACGTCTGGGTCTTATGCCATAATATTTTTGATTGGGTTTGACAATTAAAAATACAATGTGAAAACGAGGCCGTTTTAGGAtatcaaattatatttttgtGTGAACAAATTTACTTCTGCCAAATGTTTTTTTCCTATTGAAGACCATTCAAAAAGCCTACAAAAATGACAAGGTTACATCCTTAAATGCTGCGTCACTTTCATAGTgcatacagtcactactacactCAATTTCAACTTCTAAACTTCTTTGACTAACATAaaaatagtgccttcagaaagtattcacaccccttgacttttcccacgttTTTAGACTGAATTTAGATCGTCACGAGCCTAcaagcaataccccataatgtcaaagtgaattaTGCATAACGagtcataagttgcatggattcactctgtgtgcaataataggggttaacatgattttggaatgactacttcatctctgtaccccacacatacaattatctgtaaggtccctcagtcaagcattgaatttcaagcacagatccAAACagatacccatctaccaataggtgcaaagggcacctattggtagatgggtaaaataaaaaacGCAGACATTGGAATATTCCTTTTAAGCACGGTGAAGTAATTTATTACACTTTGGAAGGTGTTTACtccgttgccggagaggaaggaaaccactctgggatttcaccatgaggccaatggtgactttgaaacagagtttaatgactgtgatagagaactgaggatggatctacAACATTGTaggtactccacaatactaacctaaatgacagactgaaaagaaggaagcctgtacagaataaaaatattcaaaaacatgcatcctgtttgcaataaggcactaaagtaaaacagcaaagaaatgaactttatatcctgaatacaaagtgttatgttttgcACAAatccatcactgagtaccactcttcatattttgctgcatcatgttatgggcaaTGTTCCCGCAAAGCAATTTCGGCACTGAAAAAatgtcaggtctgctgagcgcaaacttgaatgtTGGGAACATTCTGTGTAACTTCTAGGacgtgtttactgtgaacactgaggctttacccgctttaagttacagtttcagacagtggccaagtaggctactgtggctatttgatcataatgtaggcctaccatcaaaaataatggagaaaatgcatcccataatattttaacatggaaatagctgttctataatTGTCTAcattagcagccaatgtgtggtgttcattcCATTATTACAAATAATCAAACAAATGATGCTACTCTCTGCCttttggctacttagcttatttaaGCCTGCCTCAAAATACAACATTGCCCCATTAAGACATAACAAAGCTCTTTACCAGACTGGCTTtttaaagatgtctagaaattcacaagttttgtgctcttgtaggaagcaatcactcccctattgttgactataaatgatctataactgggttaataactcactaactaactagtaatcactcccctattgttaactactaatgatctataactgggttaataactcactaactagtaatcactcccctattgttgactactaatgatctataactgggttaataactcactaactagtaatcactcccctattgttgactactaatgatctataactggactaataactcactaactagtaatcactcccctattgttgacaactaatgatctataactgggttcataactaactaactagtaatcactcccctattgttgactactaatgatctataactggactaataaatcactAACTTGCAAAGGATATAAACAAATGTGCaaacgtggctacatgcagctctcgctttgatctcaaaacaaacaCATCTACTCAAGaccactcatgctgtaaacacagtccagttcaacgtGAACTGcatagatccatatatggcaatggtctatttgcatataggcctactgcagctctgattggttaggcCTCACCagtctgtg is a window of Salmo salar chromosome ssa18, Ssal_v3.1, whole genome shotgun sequence DNA encoding:
- the LOC106596057 gene encoding LOW QUALITY PROTEIN: NADH dehydrogenase [ubiquinone] 1 beta subcomplex subunit 8, mitochondrial (The sequence of the model RefSeq protein was modified relative to this genomic sequence to represent the inferred CDS: deleted 1 base in 1 codon) codes for the protein MRISPFNVTATIEHGCRGVQKLGSSSFQRETARLLGAFSQVRAASGPSKGMLPGPYPKTPEERAAAAKKYNMRVEDYEPIPDNGEGYGDYPLLPDRSQHERDPWYSWDHPDLRRNWGEPIHWDFDMFIRNRVDTSPSPVDWHTMCKHLFGFVGFMLLMFYLGEKFPSYQPVAPKQYPYSDLHLERGEDPEKQPEEVKHFII